The Methanosphaera sp. BMS genome contains a region encoding:
- a CDS encoding methanogenesis marker 7 protein: MYETMTFSGGIHKHNEIEELIEDLGGFVLQKNDQQLDVTITMAVPAEDTDKIEQKAKELLGSVEISPLASTEIAVVSPTLARQHLPHAACDIAEYMRRYGTKTNMIGLARGAGKGISQISKSEKDLIEEHDLAIFSLGSFDDCIRKKTHLFEDIDIPVIVTGSPEIPAEEINANAYVSGFGRIPRRLKRGENIRALRQLVKVSEDIISKQKEDIEDDPLIVSPIIVKIALERKVPEVAHINAPMALVSQLDGVRVKLPFDKFHDEIADVEVEGYRLGDISEIKKSKMYDHILVKILPETSLY; this comes from the coding sequence ATGTATGAAACAATGACATTTTCAGGTGGAATCCATAAACATAATGAAATTGAAGAGTTAATTGAAGATTTAGGTGGATTTGTTTTACAAAAAAATGATCAGCAATTGGATGTTACCATAACAATGGCCGTACCTGCAGAGGATACTGATAAAATAGAACAGAAGGCTAAGGAGCTGTTGGGCAGCGTTGAAATTTCACCGCTTGCAAGTACCGAAATAGCCGTTGTATCACCTACCCTTGCACGGCAGCATCTGCCTCATGCTGCCTGTGATATAGCAGAGTACATGAGAAGATACGGTACCAAGACAAACATGATTGGTCTGGCCCGTGGTGCCGGTAAGGGAATCTCACAGATTAGCAAGTCCGAGAAGGATCTAATCGAGGAGCATGACCTTGCAATATTTTCACTGGGCAGTTTTGATGATTGCATACGTAAGAAAACCCATCTGTTTGAGGATATTGATATTCCAGTTATTGTTACGGGTAGTCCCGAAATTCCGGCGGAGGAAATCAATGCCAATGCTTATGTATCCGGTTTCGGTAGAATTCCACGTAGATTAAAACGTGGAGAAAACATCAGGGCATTAAGACAGCTTGTCAAGGTATCAGAGGATATCATATCCAAGCAGAAAGAGGATATTGAGGATGATCCGTTGATTGTATCCCCTATTATCGTCAAGATAGCACTGGAACGCAAGGTTCCAGAGGTAGCACATATCAATGCCCCTATGGCACTGGTAAGTCAGCTTGACGGTGTACGCGTTAAGCTTCCATTTGACAAGTTCCACGATGAGATAGCAGACGTCGAGGTTGAAGGTTATCGTTTGGGCGATATTTCCGAGATTAAAAAATCCAAGATGTATGACCATATCCTCGTTAAGATTTTACCTGAAACTTCATTATACTAA
- a CDS encoding Mrp/NBP35 family ATP-binding protein, producing the protein MAHEHGADLSDEDRKAMLEQNINITRNLANIKYKVAVMSGKGGVGKSTVSVNLAQAFNAMGLKTAIFDVDIHGPNVPKMLGIEGEKMGVKGNKLLPVETDDGILVASMAFLIENMGSPIIWRGPQKTGAIKQLISDVAWSNIDVMIFDNPPGTGDEPLTVLQTIPDLDAAVMVTTPSSVSEEDVIKCVTMTKMLNINNIGLVENMSYFECPNCNEKFNIFGDSKGLDFANAMDVKYLGDLPFRTEVSESADKYDTPIVKSDPESGAAKAFIKIAEKIQEEYFNKD; encoded by the coding sequence ATGGCACATGAACATGGAGCCGACTTATCTGATGAAGATAGAAAGGCTATGCTAGAACAAAATATTAATATAACTCGTAATTTAGCTAACATAAAATATAAGGTAGCTGTTATGAGTGGTAAAGGTGGAGTGGGAAAATCAACAGTATCTGTTAACTTGGCACAGGCATTTAATGCCATGGGCTTGAAAACTGCAATATTTGATGTTGATATCCACGGACCTAACGTTCCTAAGATGTTGGGAATTGAAGGAGAAAAAATGGGAGTTAAAGGCAACAAGCTGTTGCCTGTAGAAACCGACGATGGAATACTTGTTGCATCAATGGCATTTCTGATTGAGAATATGGGTTCACCAATCATATGGAGAGGACCTCAAAAAACGGGTGCCATCAAACAGCTGATATCCGATGTGGCATGGAGCAATATTGACGTCATGATATTCGACAACCCTCCTGGTACCGGTGATGAACCTTTAACCGTTCTTCAAACAATACCTGACTTGGATGCGGCTGTTATGGTTACCACGCCTAGTTCAGTTTCCGAAGAGGACGTTATCAAGTGTGTGACAATGACCAAAATGTTAAACATCAACAATATAGGTCTTGTTGAGAACATGTCCTACTTTGAATGTCCAAACTGTAATGAAAAATTCAACATCTTCGGGGACAGCAAAGGTCTTGACTTTGCAAATGCAATGGACGTTAAATATTTAGGTGACCTGCCTTTCAGAACGGAAGTATCAGAATCTGCAGACAAATATGATACGCCTATAGTCAAGTCAGACCCTGAAAGTGGTGCTGCAAAGGCATTTATTAAGATTGCAGAGAAGATTCAGGAAGAATACTTCAATAAGGATTAA
- a CDS encoding TraB/GumN family protein: MNDENITNGDTRRIFNKPPIIRLYNPTITVNPSEEESDEEELNEPIREPRLEIVPTAHISKDSVEKVKEVIYENRPEIVAIELDAGRFQALLDKENGIQRKEEFDLKKMLKGSNLIVTLVSSFLSSSQRKMGEEVGVDPGSEMLEAYHIARQVNADVALIDRNIQVTLKRTINGMSLREKLTFGWELLKSFFIDDEMEEDLKEEVEILKQEDTIKEVMEFFKQSSPGGYNALVHERDAYMAYNLKSLEEHNVVAVVGAGHKEGITTYLNNPDTIPELSTINYVKESRISIIQVILYLIPVIFIVLFIMAFMQGINIQGGIVNYILFAGVGAFLGSLLSGSKIQSAIVAFLVAPITVIHPILAAGWFSGLVEGKLRHVGWDDLHGLSDFDSFRDLWHNQLFRVILVVIGTNLGCTIGVLLTINNVFLPYIHSIFGI, encoded by the coding sequence ATGAATGATGAAAACATAACCAATGGGGATACTCGAAGAATTTTTAACAAACCACCAATAATAAGATTATACAATCCGACAATCACGGTTAACCCATCAGAGGAAGAATCCGACGAAGAAGAATTAAATGAGCCAATACGTGAACCAAGACTTGAAATCGTACCGACTGCACACATCTCCAAGGATAGTGTTGAAAAGGTAAAAGAGGTAATCTATGAAAACAGGCCTGAAATAGTTGCAATAGAATTGGACGCGGGAAGATTCCAGGCATTGCTGGACAAAGAAAACGGCATTCAACGTAAAGAGGAATTTGACTTGAAGAAGATGCTCAAGGGATCAAATCTTATAGTAACGCTTGTCAGCTCATTTCTATCATCAAGCCAAAGAAAAATGGGTGAAGAAGTAGGAGTGGACCCGGGTTCCGAGATGCTAGAAGCATACCACATAGCAAGGCAAGTAAACGCGGACGTGGCATTAATCGACAGAAATATTCAGGTAACCTTAAAAAGAACAATTAACGGTATGAGTCTTCGCGAAAAACTAACCTTTGGATGGGAGTTGTTGAAGTCATTCTTTATCGATGATGAAATGGAAGAGGACCTGAAAGAAGAGGTCGAAATCCTAAAGCAGGAGGATACCATCAAGGAGGTAATGGAGTTTTTCAAGCAGTCATCACCCGGCGGATACAACGCATTGGTACATGAAAGGGATGCATATATGGCATATAACCTTAAAAGTCTTGAGGAACATAACGTGGTTGCAGTGGTGGGTGCCGGACACAAGGAGGGTATAACAACATACCTGAACAATCCCGATACAATCCCTGAGTTAAGCACAATAAACTATGTCAAGGAATCAAGAATATCCATAATCCAAGTAATACTCTATCTGATACCCGTAATATTCATAGTCCTATTTATAATGGCATTCATGCAGGGAATAAACATTCAGGGAGGAATAGTAAATTACATACTCTTTGCCGGAGTAGGGGCATTTCTAGGTTCATTGTTATCAGGCTCCAAAATCCAATCTGCAATAGTGGCATTTCTTGTAGCACCGATAACGGTCATACATCCAATCCTGGCTGCGGGATGGTTTTCGGGACTGGTAGAGGGAAAACTTCGACATGTGGGATGGGACGATTTGCATGGTTTGTCTGACTTCGATTCATTCAGGGACCTTTGGCATAATCAGCTGTTTCGTGTCATCCTTGTTGTAATTGGTACAAACCTCGGATGTACAATAGGCGTACTGCTTACAATAAACAACGTATTTCTGCCATACATCCATTCCATATTCGGAATATAG